Proteins from a single region of Prinia subflava isolate CZ2003 ecotype Zambia chromosome 10, Cam_Psub_1.2, whole genome shotgun sequence:
- the KIF2C gene encoding kinesin-like protein KIF2C isoform X7: MTVDPCASLQTAKYSSLPAGQTRASRLGCVPEASLSSVNGNTENHLPAARTSSSESPVRRRSNIVKEMEKMRNKREEKKAQMSEIRLKRAQEFDSTCPNWEFARMIKEFRATLNCQPISISDPIEEHRICVCVRKRPLNRQELLKKECDVVTVPSKCVLMVHEPKQKVDLTKYLETQTFRFDFSFDEASSNEMVYRFTARPLVETIFEGGKATCFAYGQTGSGKTHTMGGDFSGRTQNASKGIYAFASQDVFLLLNQPRYRNQNLEVYVTFFEIYNGKVFDLLNKKAKLRVLEDGKQQVQVVGLQERPVNCAEDVIKMITTGSACRTSGHTFANASSSRSHACFQIILRRRGQMIGKFSLVDLAGNERGADTSSADRQTRMEGAEINKSLLALKECIRALGQNKSHTPFRESKLTQVLRDSFIGANSRTCMIAMISPGMSSCEYTLNTLRYADRVKELSPHDGGGETQNQMETEETETSTEGSGLQLNLSKDEEEELSPHMFSYREVMTQISEREEKVVEQLRELRQRMATELDYLLGITEKPDYDLETFVSRAKYFIEDSSRNFLSVRETLDALGTAMQLEEQASKQIRWQRP; encoded by the exons GGCTGGGTTGTGTTCCAGAAGCCTCACTGTCAAGTGtaaatggaaatacagaaaatcatCTGCCTGCTGCTAGAACGAGCTCTTCAGAGAGCCCAG TTCGAAGAAGATCTAACATTGTGAAAGAgatggagaaaatgagaaacaagagagaagaaaagaaagctcaAATGAGTGAAATCAGGCTAAAACGAGCACAG GAGTTTGACAGCACCTGTCCAAACTGGGAGTTTGCACGTATGATCAAGGAATTCAGAGCAACTTTAAACTGCCAGCCAATATCTATAAGTGATCCA ATAGAAGAGCACAGGATTTGTGTCTGTGTGAGAAAGCGCCCTCTCAATAGGCAGG AACTTCTAAAAAAGGAATGTGATGTGGTTACTGTTCCAAGCAAGTGTGTCCTGATGGTGCATGAGCCAAAGCAGAAAGTGGACCTAACAAAATACCTTGAAACCCAAACATTTAGATTTGACTTTTCATTTGATGAAGCTTCTTCAAATGAAATGGTATACAG ATTCACTGCTAGACCTCTTGTAGAGACCATCTTTGAGGGTGGGAAGGCAACATGCTTTGCATATGGCCAGACAGGCAGTGGCAAGACACAT ACGATGGGCGGAGACTTTTCCGGGAGAACCCAGAATGCCTCAAAGGGCATCTATGCTTTTGCCT CACAAGATGTCTTCCTCCTCCTAAACCAGCCCAGGTACAGGAATCAGAATCTGGAAGTCTATGTGACTTTCTTTGAAATATACAATGGAAAA GTGTTTGACCTCTTGAATAAGAAGGCCAAGCTTCGAGTCCTGGAGGATGGCAAGCAACAGGTCCAGGTTGTTGGTCTCCAAGAAAGACCAGTTAACTGTGCTGAGGATGTCATCAAAATGATCACAactggcagtgcctgcag GACATCTGGGCATACTTTTGCAAATGCCAGCTCTTCACGGTCACATGCCTGCTTCCAAATCATACTGCGCCGAAGAGGACAAATGATTGGCAAATTTTCCTTGGTGGATCTGGCAGGAAATGAAAGAGGTGCAGACACATCTAGTGCTGATCGGCAGACACGGATGGAAGGTGCTGAAATCAATAAGAGCTTGCTGGCTTTGAAG GAGTGCATCCGAGCTTTAGGGCAGAACAAGTCTCATACCCCTTTTCGGGAGAGCAAGCTGACGCAGGTGCTGAGAGACTCTTTCATAGGAGCAAACTCAAGGACCTGCATG ATAGCAATGATTTCTCCAGGCATGAGTTCGTGTGAGTACACCTTAAACACACTGAGATACGCTGACAG AGTGAAAGAGCTCAGCCCTCATGATGGAGGTGGTGAAACTCAGAATCAGATGGAGACTGAGGAGACTGAGACCAGTACAGAAGGCTCAGGTCTTCAACTCAAT CTCTCcaaggatgaggaggaagaacTCTCTCCCCACATGTTCAGCTATCGAGAAGTTATGACTCAAATTAGTGAACGGGAGGAGAAGGTTGTAGAACAGCTCAGAGAACTGAGACAG AGAATGGCTACTGAACTTGACTACCTCCTGGGAATCACAGAGAAACCAGACTATGATCTTGAGACCTTTGTGAGCAGGGCTAAGTACTTCATAGAGGACAGCTCAAGAAATTTCCTCAGTGTCAGAG AAACACTGGATGCCCTGGGGACTGCCATGCAACTGGAGGAGCAAGCCAGCAAGCAGATACGCTGGCAGAGGCCTTAG